In a single window of the Spodoptera frugiperda isolate SF20-4 chromosome 19, AGI-APGP_CSIRO_Sfru_2.0, whole genome shotgun sequence genome:
- the LOC118281190 gene encoding zinc finger protein 880 has protein sequence MNKKLVRTGPRIRITRPALKSRKSDDPVGVFDDRKYIYSCQYCRLKFTQNSQYFRHMTSNHEIQQKAATFECNDCQIIFNKKSNLDLHCQTHHQIKSKSKCESCAITFKSRYCLRRHLKLKQLLQENSCFKCQKKFTSKEGLAKHVQNKHTFKNVTFQCELCSLKFKAEESLRSHLARIHKLL, from the coding sequence ATGAATAAGAAACTAGTGAGGACCGGCCCAAGGATCAGGATCACCAGACCTGCGTTAAAATCAAGAAAATCTGACGATCCAGTCGGAGTTTTCGATGATCGAAAATACATCTATTCCTGTCAGTATTGCCGTCTGAAATTCACTCAAAATAGTCAATATTTCCGCCACATGACTTCGAACCACGAGATACAGCAGAAAGCAGCGACGTTTGAGTGCAATGACTGTCAGATAATCTTCAATAAGAAAAGTAATTTGGATCTTCATTGTCAAACGCATCATCAAATTAAGAGTAAGTCCAAATGCGAAAGTTGCGCGATTACATTCAAGTCGAGGTACTGTTTACGTCGACATCTTAAATTGAAACAGCTATTACAAGAAAATTCATGCTTTAAATGTCAGAAAAAGTTTACAAGTAAGGAGGGTTTAGCCAAACATGTGCAGAATAAACATACGTTTAAGAATGTTACGTTTCAATGTGAACTATGTTCTTTAAAGTTTAAAGCTGAAGAATCATTGCGGAGTCATTTAGCTCGCATCCATaaattgttatga
- the LOC118281264 gene encoding juvenile hormone esterase, whose amino-acid sequence MAFSLLFILVLFIDLRQVICQKMKTMIVETEQGQIEGYLASVKTYYEFCGIRYAVTKSRFTAPEEPPQHKGVFKAEDRLVFCPQFQAQDIFAKASENEDCLILNVYVPIWLNSPLVPVMVFLHGGDFGVGSSSPTFYGPKFIMPQEVIVVTVNYRLNAFGFLNLGTKEAPGNAGLKDIRAALRWVQKNIRNFGGNDRLVTVVGQGSGGMAAVYLTLSKSCRGLFHRIISSSGTLFSAKSFDPFPLATASQVAKALGLNSVDPEKLTALYMNVSINKLEEAISHQMNAKSTFLPSVEQFLDDEPFLTDTPLNLMLTKNFYPVPALFGINSVEGVITVLDYYTFTSQTNRLLNGDYSVLDQRNLKVPASLIGQYRGDLMKIYFPNVDTEQAATGSLIQFNTDFLFLGPMTFLMEIYKNNSNVGVFHYIFEHKGKRNLGTLLTGTSGLPSTTNLDDMFYVFDIEKPALYMDKDDATIVAFMVGLWTTFAKRGHPTPDVPEEDIWLPYPKIIKISIPDAGYTRPLNEYGASLWRDAFDAFGREIN is encoded by the exons ATGGCATTCagcctattatttattttagttttatttatcgaTTTAAGACAAGttatttgtcaaaaaatgaAAACGATGATAGTTGAGACGGAACAGGGCCAAATCGAAGGGTATTTAGCTTCTGTCAAAACATATTATGAATTTTGTGGAATCAGATATGCCGTTACCAAAAGTAGATTTACG GCCCCAGAAGAGCCCCCGCAGCACAAGGGGGTATTTAAAGCCGAAGACCGGTTAGTCTTCTGCCCCCAATTCCAAGCACAGGACATATTTGCGAAAGCCAGTGAAAACGAGGACTGTCTCATACTAAACGTCTACGTCCCTATATGGCTCAACAGCCCATTAGTGCCAGTGATGGTATTTCTCCACGGGGGAGATTTTGGCGTCGGGAGCAGCTCCCCCACTTTTTACGGACCCAAATTCATTATGCCCCAAGAAGTTATAGTAGTCACTGTGAATTATAGACTAAATGCCTTCGGATTTTTAAATTTAGGCACTAAAGAAGCGCCCGGCAATGCTGGGCTAAAGGATATAAGAGCGGCTTTAAGATGGGTACAGAAAAATATACGTAATTTTGGAGGAAACGATAGACTTGTCACGGTCGTGGGGCAAGGCAGTGGTGGGATGGCGGCTGTATATTTAACTCTATCGAAATCGTGCAGAGGATTGTTCCATAGAATAATTTCGTCCAGTGGTACTTTGTTCAGTGCGAAATCGTTTGATCCATTTCCCTTAGCCACGGCCTCGCAAGTAGCTAAAGCGTTAGGCTTAAACTCTGTGGACCCTGAAAAGCTAACAGCCTTATACATGAACGTCTCAATCAATAAATTGGAAGAAGCCATAAGCCACCAGATGAATGCCAAGTCCACATTCCTGCCATCAGTTGAGCAGTTTTTGGACGATGAGCCATTTTTAACTGACACTCCATTGAATCTCATGTTAACAAAGAACTTCTATCCCGTTCCCGCCTTGTTCGGAATAAACTCGGTGGAGGGAGTAATTACTGTACTCGATTATTACACATTTACGAGCCAAACAAACAGATTGCTGAACGGTGATTATTCAGTACTTGATCAAAGGAACTTGAAAGTACCTGCCTCGTTAATTGGCCAGTACAGAGGTGATTTAATGAAGATATACTTCCCAAATGTAGATACTGAGCAAGCTGCTACGGGGAGCCTTATCCAATTTAACACGGATTTTTTATTCCTTGGGCCAATGACGTTCTTAATGGAGATCTATAAAAACAATTCTAATGTCGGTGTGTTTCATTACATTTTCGAACATAAAGGGAAAAGGAATTTAGGTACATTATTGACTGGCACGAGTGGGCTGCCGTCGACTACGAATCTGGACGATATGTTCTATGTGTTTGATATAGAGAAGCCAGCCTTATATATGGATAAAGATGATGCAACCATTGTGGCTTTTATGGTCGGTTTATGGACGACTTTCGCCAAGCGTGG ACACCCGACGCCCGACGTCCCGGAGGAAGACATATGGTTGCCATACCCCAAAATAATCAAAATCTCCATCCCGGATGCAGGATATACGAGACCACTGAACGAGTATGGCGCTTCCTTATGGCGAGACGCTTTTGATGCGTTTGGACGTGAAATTAATTAG